One Tessaracoccus lacteus DNA window includes the following coding sequences:
- the dapA gene encoding 4-hydroxy-tetrahydrodipicolinate synthase encodes MIDDTQPVFGRVLTAMVTPFTADGSETDYAQVARLAAHLVDDLGNDGLIINGTTGESPTTSDAEKRNILDAVVTAVGDRASVVAGVGTFSTQHSIQLARQAADVGADGVLVVTPYYSRPPLDALEDHFLAVADATELPVMLYDIPHRAGIEIPESMLIRLDAHPRIRAVKDAKGSIVSSSVVMANTNLAYYAGDDAYLLPLLSVGGVGVVGTSTHFTAPAAREIIDHFLAGRIDDAVLANRHALPAFQGVFATQGCMMVKETLAARGFDVGPCRAPMGSAPEDAVHRYVNLLEALGYGA; translated from the coding sequence TGGTCACGCCGTTCACCGCCGACGGGTCGGAGACCGACTACGCGCAGGTGGCGAGGCTCGCAGCGCATCTGGTCGACGACCTCGGCAACGACGGACTCATCATCAACGGCACGACGGGGGAGTCGCCCACCACGAGCGACGCGGAGAAGCGCAACATCCTTGACGCTGTGGTCACGGCCGTCGGCGACCGCGCCTCGGTTGTCGCGGGCGTCGGTACCTTCTCCACCCAGCACAGCATCCAGCTGGCGCGCCAGGCGGCCGACGTCGGCGCTGACGGCGTGCTGGTCGTCACCCCGTACTACTCACGGCCGCCGCTGGACGCGCTGGAGGACCACTTCCTCGCCGTCGCCGACGCCACGGAACTGCCCGTCATGCTGTACGACATCCCGCACCGTGCCGGGATCGAGATCCCTGAGAGCATGCTCATCCGGCTCGATGCGCATCCGAGGATCCGCGCGGTCAAGGACGCGAAGGGCTCGATCGTGTCGTCCTCGGTCGTGATGGCCAACACCAATCTCGCCTACTACGCGGGAGATGACGCATACCTGCTGCCGCTGCTGAGCGTGGGCGGCGTGGGCGTCGTCGGGACCTCGACGCACTTCACCGCGCCGGCCGCCAGAGAGATCATCGACCACTTCCTGGCGGGCCGGATCGACGATGCGGTGCTGGCAAACCGCCACGCGCTGCCCGCGTTCCAGGGGGTGTTCGCGACGCAGGGCTGCATGATGGTCAAGGAGACCCTCGCCGCCCGCGGATTCGACGTGGGCCCCTGCCGTGCGCCGATGGGGTCGGCACCCGAGGACGCCGTGCACCGCTACGTGAACCTGCTTGAGGCGCTGGGCTACGGAGCCTGA